One window from the genome of Acidihalobacter ferrooxydans encodes:
- a CDS encoding NAD(P)H-dependent oxidoreductase subunit E has protein sequence MSDSRDLPISIAEICRRHDDDPAALLPLLHELQERAGHVSPQAVADIAECLNVTRAEVDGVVSFYSDFRTQPPAARVVKVCRAEACQASGGRAVWDAAVAAAARTAGAVEVEAVYCLGNCACGPSALSGEQLFGRVDGTRIDALIERFGQEAGA, from the coding sequence ATGTCCGACAGCCGCGATTTGCCGATATCTATTGCCGAGATCTGCCGTCGGCACGATGACGACCCGGCAGCACTTTTGCCGCTCCTGCACGAACTGCAGGAGCGTGCCGGCCACGTCTCGCCGCAGGCCGTCGCCGACATTGCGGAATGCTTGAATGTCACCCGCGCGGAAGTCGACGGCGTGGTCAGCTTCTACTCCGATTTCCGCACCCAGCCGCCGGCCGCTCGCGTGGTCAAGGTCTGCCGCGCGGAGGCCTGTCAGGCCAGCGGCGGGCGTGCCGTCTGGGATGCCGCGGTGGCAGCAGCGGCGCGCACCGCCGGCGCGGTCGAGGTCGAGGCCGTGTACTGCCTCGGCAACTGCGCCTGCGGACCGTCCGCGCTGAGCGGTGAGCAGCTATTCGGTCGGGTGGACGGCACACGGATCGACGCGCTGATCGAGCGCTTTGGACAGGAGGCGGGCGCATGA
- a CDS encoding formate dehydrogenase beta subunit has translation MKVYMSADSSSQAIGTREIAEALTASAAQRALELTLVRTGSRGLYWLEPMLEVERDGRREAFGPLTPADVPGVLDALAAGHAHPRALGPVEALPEEQGQQRVNFRRCGVVAPGDWRDYLATGGMLGLRRALELGADGVVAAVTASGLRGRGGAGFPTGVKWRTTRAAAADTKFIVCNADEGDSGTFADRMLMEGDPLSLIEGMVIAGYAVGAAQGFIYLRSEYPLAREVLERAIETAYANGLLGADALGSGARFDVHLRLGAGAYICGEETSLLESLEGKRGTVRYKPPLPAMEGLFGKPTVVNNVITLATVPAILTDGAEAYAALGHGRSRGTLTLQLCGNVRRPGLYELPFGVTLGHVVQTLGGGSASGRPVRAVQVGGPLGAYFPVELFDTPLDYEAFAARGGMLGHGGVVVFDDTVDMLEQARFAMEFCALESCGKCTPCRIGSTRGAELIERMRGGARAQQLTLLEDLCEVMEQGSLCALGGLTPVPVRSAFKHFPEDFQPAAVAAAG, from the coding sequence ATGAAAGTGTACATGTCGGCGGACAGTTCCTCGCAGGCTATCGGTACGCGCGAGATTGCCGAGGCGCTGACCGCGTCCGCCGCGCAGCGCGCGCTGGAGCTGACCCTGGTGCGCACCGGCTCACGCGGTCTGTACTGGCTGGAGCCGATGCTTGAAGTCGAGCGCGACGGCCGGCGCGAGGCCTTCGGTCCGCTGACGCCGGCCGACGTGCCGGGCGTGCTGGATGCGTTGGCGGCAGGACACGCGCATCCACGGGCACTTGGCCCGGTCGAGGCGCTGCCGGAGGAGCAGGGCCAGCAGCGGGTCAACTTCCGGCGCTGTGGCGTTGTCGCGCCCGGCGACTGGCGCGATTACCTGGCGACGGGCGGCATGCTTGGCCTGCGCAGGGCACTCGAACTCGGCGCCGATGGCGTGGTCGCGGCAGTCACGGCGTCCGGCCTGCGCGGACGTGGCGGAGCGGGTTTCCCGACCGGCGTCAAATGGCGTACGACACGCGCGGCCGCAGCCGACACGAAATTCATTGTGTGCAACGCCGACGAAGGCGATAGCGGCACTTTTGCCGACCGCATGCTGATGGAAGGCGATCCCTTGAGCCTGATCGAGGGGATGGTCATTGCCGGTTACGCGGTCGGTGCGGCGCAGGGCTTCATTTACCTGCGCTCGGAATATCCGCTTGCCCGCGAGGTACTGGAGCGTGCCATTGAGACAGCCTACGCGAACGGCCTGCTCGGTGCTGACGCGCTCGGCAGCGGCGCGCGCTTCGACGTGCATCTGCGCCTCGGTGCCGGTGCCTACATCTGCGGCGAAGAGACCTCGCTGCTGGAAAGCCTGGAAGGCAAACGCGGCACGGTGCGCTATAAGCCGCCGCTGCCAGCCATGGAAGGGCTTTTCGGCAAGCCCACCGTCGTCAACAACGTGATCACCCTGGCTACGGTGCCGGCGATCCTGACCGATGGCGCGGAGGCCTACGCTGCTCTCGGGCACGGCCGCTCGCGCGGCACGCTGACTTTGCAGCTGTGCGGCAACGTGCGTCGTCCCGGGCTGTACGAGCTGCCGTTCGGCGTCACTCTGGGCCATGTGGTGCAGACGCTTGGCGGCGGCAGCGCCTCGGGGCGGCCAGTGCGCGCGGTGCAGGTCGGCGGACCGCTGGGCGCCTATTTCCCGGTTGAACTGTTCGACACGCCGCTGGACTACGAGGCGTTCGCCGCACGTGGCGGCATGCTCGGCCACGGTGGCGTGGTGGTGTTCGACGACACGGTAGACATGCTGGAGCAGGCACGTTTCGCAATGGAGTTCTGCGCGCTCGAATCCTGCGGTAAATGCACGCCTTGCCGCATCGGTTCCACACGCGGCGCGGAGCTGATCGAGCGCATGCGCGGCGGCGCGCGCGCGCAGCAACTCACCTTGCTCGAAGACCTGTGCGAGGTGATGGAACAGGGTTCGCTATGCGCGCTCGGCGGCCTGACGCCGGTGCCGGTGCGTAGCGCGTTCAAACATTTTCCGGAAGATTTCCAGCCGGCGGCAGTGGCTGCGGCAGGATAG
- the fdhF gene encoding formate dehydrogenase subunit alpha has translation MALIHETDYGTPAARADGETVALDIDGQRVEVPAGTSVLRAAVEAGVSIPKLCATDALEAFGSCRLCCVEIEGRKGFPASCHTPVALGMVVRTQTPALEKLRRGVMELYISDHPLDCLTCAANGNCELQDMAGAVGLREVRYGFAGKNHLDGETDASNPYFSFDASKCIVCSRCVRACEEVQGTFALTVHGRGFDSVISASQQEPFQDSECVSCGACVQACPTATLMEKSVIEHGQPERSVVTTCAYCGVGCSFKAELRGDQVIRMVPYKNGQANHGHSCVKGRFAWGYTTHPDRITRPMIRERITDHWREVTWDEAIGFAARRIREVQAAHGRAAVGAITSSRCTNEETYLVQKLARAVFGVNNVDTCARVCHSPTGYGLKTAFGTSAGTQDFDSVEEANVMLVIGANPTDAHPVFASQMKRRLRAGARLIVIDPRRIDLVRSPHVRADYHLQLRPGTNVALIDALAHVIVSEGLTDETFVTARCEPEAYAEWREFILRPENSPEAVADVTGVPAEQIRSAARLYARAGNAAIYYGLGVTEHSQGSTMVMGMANLAMLTGNIGRRGVGINPLRGQNNVQGSCDMGSFPHEFPGYRHVSDAAVRATFEREWGVQLDHEPGLRIPNMIDAAIAGSFKAIYIQGEDILQSDPNIQHIAAGLEAMDCVIVQDLFLNETAAYAHVFLPGSTFLEKDGTFTNAERRINRVRRVVAPPGGLADWEITQALARALGYPMNYTHPSEIMDEIARTTPTFAGVSYARLERLGSIQWPCNDKKPEGTPTMHADTFVRGLGRFMLTPYIPTEERTGRKYPLLLTTGRILSQYNVGAQTRRTENRVWHAEDRLEIHPHDAQQRGIHDGERVAVRSRIGETTLHAQLSDRVPPGVVYTTFHFPETAANVVTTEHSDWATNCPEYKVTAVEVMPSHTPSEWQRRYREHRHDTLGLPAQAAEVFDA, from the coding sequence ATGGCTTTGATCCATGAAACCGACTATGGCACCCCGGCGGCCAGGGCCGACGGCGAAACCGTCGCACTCGATATCGATGGGCAGCGCGTCGAAGTGCCGGCAGGCACTTCGGTGCTGCGCGCGGCGGTCGAGGCCGGTGTTTCCATTCCCAAACTCTGCGCCACGGATGCGCTGGAGGCGTTTGGCTCCTGCCGCCTGTGCTGCGTCGAGATCGAGGGGCGCAAGGGCTTCCCGGCATCCTGTCATACGCCGGTCGCACTGGGCATGGTGGTGCGCACGCAGACCCCGGCGCTGGAGAAGCTGCGCCGCGGCGTGATGGAGCTGTATATCTCCGATCATCCGCTGGACTGCCTGACCTGCGCCGCCAATGGCAACTGCGAGTTGCAGGACATGGCCGGCGCGGTCGGCTTGCGCGAGGTGCGCTACGGCTTCGCCGGCAAGAATCACCTCGACGGGGAAACAGATGCCTCGAACCCCTATTTCAGCTTCGACGCGAGCAAGTGCATTGTGTGCTCGCGCTGCGTGCGCGCCTGCGAGGAGGTGCAAGGCACGTTCGCGCTGACGGTGCACGGGCGCGGTTTCGATTCGGTGATCAGTGCCAGTCAGCAGGAGCCGTTTCAGGATTCGGAGTGCGTGTCCTGCGGCGCCTGCGTGCAGGCCTGCCCGACGGCCACGCTGATGGAAAAATCCGTCATCGAGCACGGTCAGCCCGAGCGCAGCGTGGTGACCACCTGCGCCTACTGCGGGGTGGGGTGCTCGTTCAAGGCCGAACTGCGTGGCGATCAGGTGATTCGCATGGTGCCGTACAAAAACGGCCAGGCCAATCACGGGCATTCCTGCGTGAAAGGGCGCTTCGCCTGGGGCTATACCACGCATCCCGACCGCATCACCCGACCGATGATTCGCGAGCGCATCACCGATCACTGGCGCGAGGTGACATGGGACGAGGCCATCGGCTTCGCCGCGCGGCGCATTCGCGAAGTACAGGCTGCTCACGGGCGCGCAGCGGTAGGCGCGATCACCTCGTCGCGCTGCACCAACGAGGAAACTTATCTGGTGCAGAAACTCGCGCGCGCGGTGTTCGGCGTGAACAATGTCGATACCTGCGCGCGCGTGTGCCATTCGCCCACCGGTTACGGTCTGAAGACCGCATTCGGCACCTCGGCGGGTACGCAGGATTTCGATTCGGTGGAAGAGGCCAACGTTATGCTGGTGATCGGCGCCAACCCGACCGACGCGCATCCGGTGTTCGCTTCCCAGATGAAGCGGCGCTTGCGTGCGGGGGCGCGGTTGATTGTGATCGACCCGCGGCGCATCGACCTGGTGCGATCGCCGCATGTGCGTGCCGACTATCATCTTCAGTTGCGCCCCGGCACCAACGTCGCGTTGATCGACGCACTGGCGCATGTGATCGTCAGCGAGGGGCTGACCGACGAGACCTTCGTCACCGCGCGCTGCGAACCAGAAGCCTACGCCGAATGGCGCGAGTTTATCCTGCGCCCTGAAAACTCGCCGGAGGCGGTGGCAGACGTCACCGGCGTGCCAGCGGAGCAGATCCGCAGCGCGGCGCGGCTCTACGCAAGGGCCGGCAACGCGGCCATTTACTACGGCCTCGGTGTGACCGAACACAGCCAGGGGTCGACCATGGTCATGGGCATGGCGAACCTTGCCATGCTCACCGGCAATATCGGCCGGCGCGGCGTCGGCATCAATCCGCTGCGCGGACAGAACAATGTGCAGGGCTCGTGCGACATGGGCTCCTTCCCGCACGAGTTCCCCGGTTACCGCCACGTCTCCGACGCCGCCGTGCGCGCGACCTTCGAGCGCGAATGGGGCGTGCAACTCGACCACGAGCCTGGGTTGCGCATCCCGAACATGATCGATGCCGCCATCGCCGGCAGCTTCAAGGCCATCTATATCCAGGGCGAGGATATCCTGCAATCCGACCCCAACATCCAACACATCGCGGCCGGCCTCGAGGCCATGGACTGTGTCATCGTGCAGGATCTGTTTCTCAACGAGACAGCGGCCTACGCACACGTCTTTCTGCCCGGTTCCACGTTCCTGGAAAAGGACGGCACCTTCACCAACGCCGAGCGGCGTATCAATCGCGTGCGGCGCGTGGTGGCGCCGCCTGGCGGACTCGCGGATTGGGAGATCACGCAGGCGCTGGCGCGGGCGCTCGGCTACCCCATGAACTACACGCACCCGAGCGAAATCATGGACGAGATCGCGCGTACCACGCCGACCTTTGCAGGCGTCAGCTACGCCAGGCTCGAACGCCTCGGCAGTATCCAATGGCCGTGCAACGACAAGAAGCCGGAAGGCACGCCGACCATGCATGCGGACACCTTCGTGCGCGGCCTCGGACGCTTTATGCTCACGCCTTACATCCCGACGGAGGAGCGCACCGGACGCAAGTACCCGCTGCTGCTGACCACCGGCCGTATCCTCAGTCAGTACAACGTCGGCGCACAGACCCGGCGCACCGAGAATCGCGTCTGGCACGCCGAGGACCGCCTCGAAATCCATCCGCACGACGCGCAGCAGCGCGGCATCCACGACGGCGAGCGGGTCGCCGTGCGCAGCCGCATCGGGGAGACCACGCTGCACGCGCAGCTGAGCGACCGCGTACCGCCCGGCGTCGTCTACACCACCTTCCACTTCCCGGAAACGGCGGCCAACGTGGTCACCACCGAACACTCCGACTGGGCCACCAATTGCCCCGAGTACAAGGTCACGGCGGTCGAGGTGATGCCAAGCCACACGCCCTCGGAGTGGCAGCGGCGCTACCGCGAACACCGTCATGACACGCTCGGGCTTCCTGCCCAGGCGGCGGAGGTGTTCGACGCATGA
- the fdhD gene encoding formate dehydrogenase accessory sulfurtransferase FdhD, whose amino-acid sequence MSAQGSMLDETGLLAPLEPARPGVNRGSIAPFREVRLHTWTEAGCEYGRRCVPEEVPVALRLNCRDYAVMLASPADLEDFVYGFLLTERQIERAEDIAELSFDERAEGIVARVTLRGSAADRQRPDGGQRLPGATGCGLCGVQSLRDAVRPVPRVAPAPRIAPEAVCRAVAALRDWQPLNASAGALHAAAFADIAGNIVTAREDVGRHNALDKLIGALLRDGRTSHGGLVVMSSRCSYELVQKAAAFGVSLLCTVSAPTALAIRLAEEAGMTLISLVHADSFAVLTGADCLDWHKDG is encoded by the coding sequence ATGAGCGCGCAAGGATCCATGCTCGACGAAACGGGACTGCTGGCACCCCTCGAACCGGCGCGGCCGGGCGTCAACCGCGGTTCGATTGCGCCGTTTCGAGAGGTTCGGCTGCATACGTGGACCGAGGCCGGTTGCGAGTATGGGCGCAGGTGCGTACCCGAAGAAGTGCCGGTGGCGCTGAGGCTGAACTGCCGCGACTACGCAGTGATGCTCGCCAGCCCCGCGGATCTGGAGGATTTCGTTTACGGATTTCTGCTCACCGAGCGACAGATCGAGCGTGCGGAAGATATCGCCGAATTGTCCTTCGACGAGCGTGCCGAGGGTATCGTCGCACGCGTGACGCTGCGTGGATCGGCAGCAGATCGGCAGCGTCCGGATGGTGGGCAACGCCTGCCCGGGGCAACCGGTTGCGGGTTGTGTGGCGTGCAGTCGCTGCGCGATGCGGTGCGGCCGGTGCCGCGCGTCGCCCCGGCGCCCCGGATTGCACCGGAGGCGGTGTGCCGGGCGGTGGCGGCACTGCGTGACTGGCAACCGCTGAACGCGAGCGCGGGAGCCCTGCACGCTGCAGCCTTCGCGGACATCGCCGGCAATATTGTGACTGCGCGCGAGGACGTCGGACGCCACAACGCCCTGGACAAGCTCATCGGCGCGTTACTGCGCGACGGACGCACGTCGCATGGCGGCTTGGTCGTGATGAGCAGTCGGTGCAGCTATGAACTGGTGCAAAAGGCGGCTGCCTTCGGCGTCAGTCTGCTGTGTACGGTGTCGGCCCCTACCGCATTGGCCATCCGCCTGGCCGAGGAGGCCGGCATGACGCTGATTTCGCTGGTGCATGCTGATTCCTTCGCAGTGCTCACCGGAGCAGATTGTCTCGACTGGCATAAGGACGGTTAA
- a CDS encoding formate dehydrogenase subunit delta — protein sequence MQTEKLVQMANQIAGYFAAYPEERARQSVLDHINASWAPRMRDEMAAYVQQGGSGLHPLARWAAQHLVRPTEDISLVRDQ from the coding sequence ATGCAAACGGAAAAACTCGTGCAGATGGCCAATCAGATCGCCGGATATTTCGCTGCCTATCCGGAGGAACGGGCACGCCAGAGTGTGCTCGATCACATCAACGCAAGCTGGGCGCCACGTATGCGCGACGAGATGGCCGCTTATGTCCAGCAAGGCGGCAGTGGATTGCATCCGTTGGCTCGCTGGGCGGCGCAACACTTGGTGCGACCGACGGAAGACATATCCCTTGTAAGAGACCAGTGA
- a CDS encoding TOTE conflict system archaeo-eukaryotic primase domain-containing protein: protein MALPKSDKRQNEQDELRQLREDNARLKKLLTRHGIAWEEPAIPEPVTAPTESAPTPIHFTTDDKIALFRRLFRGRVDVYPQRWESAQGTSGYSPACGNEWKPGICHKPRVKCGDCTQRQWLPVTDQVIYGHLAGKRTIGVYPLLGDDSCCFLAADFDKANWREDAKAFLQSCRELNFPAALEISRSGNGAHIWIFFAEPVPARAARQLGAALISYTCDRTRSVSLTSYDRLFPNQDTLPKGGFGNLIALPLQKQPRELDRSVFVDEHLQPYPDQWTFLASIRPMSRRDLEDAILRASGGRHPIDVAFSAEEEDSKPWQRPSPLPARIAGPLPESLSLVLANQIFIAKADLPQPLANRLIRLAAFQNPEFYKAQAMLLPVWNKPRIIGCAENYAHHIGLPRGCLDAVLDLLQENDIRPELQDERLPGRRVTAKFTGTLRKDQKAAVREMLKHEVGVLCAPTAFGKTVTAAALIARRKVSTLVLVHRTELLRQWQERLNGFLEFPKASLGVIGGGKKKPSGKIDIAVMQSLSRREELGGLLDQYGQIIIDECHHLSAFSFEAILKQAKAKFVVGLTATPIRRDGHQPIIFMQCGPIRHSAARPETAPAQLEVWPQVLPAPEIPPDSSIQDVFRILANDVKRNRRIAGDVQAAYREGRKVLALTERTDHLPLLQEALGAEVEHCFVLHGRLSKKQRTAVITALNALDESAPRVLLATGRLIGEGFDHPPLDTLVLAMPISWKGTLQQYAGRLHREHADKQDVRIYDYVESDQPQLIRMWDKRQRGYRAMGYEIKAVTTAISGNGTNLNPKP from the coding sequence ACCACGGACGACAAGATCGCCCTGTTTCGCCGCCTTTTTCGTGGGCGGGTCGATGTCTACCCCCAACGCTGGGAGTCGGCCCAGGGCACGTCCGGCTATTCACCGGCCTGCGGTAACGAGTGGAAGCCCGGCATCTGCCACAAGCCCCGGGTGAAATGTGGCGACTGCACACAGCGCCAATGGCTGCCGGTGACCGATCAGGTGATCTACGGCCATTTGGCCGGGAAACGAACCATCGGCGTCTATCCACTCCTTGGCGATGACAGTTGCTGCTTTCTGGCCGCCGATTTCGATAAAGCCAATTGGCGCGAGGATGCCAAAGCCTTCCTGCAATCCTGTCGGGAACTCAACTTTCCGGCGGCGCTGGAGATTTCCCGCTCCGGCAATGGAGCACACATCTGGATCTTCTTTGCCGAGCCGGTTCCGGCCCGCGCGGCCCGGCAGCTTGGAGCCGCGTTGATCAGCTATACCTGCGACCGCACCCGGTCCGTGTCCCTGACCAGCTACGACCGTCTGTTTCCCAACCAGGACACCTTACCCAAGGGCGGCTTCGGCAACCTCATCGCGCTGCCCCTGCAGAAACAGCCGAGGGAATTGGACCGCAGTGTTTTCGTCGACGAACACCTTCAGCCCTACCCCGATCAATGGACTTTTCTGGCATCCATCCGCCCCATGTCCCGGCGTGACCTGGAAGACGCCATTTTGCGGGCCAGCGGTGGTCGCCATCCTATTGATGTGGCCTTTTCCGCCGAGGAAGAAGACAGCAAGCCCTGGCAACGTCCTTCGCCCCTGCCCGCGCGGATTGCCGGTCCGCTACCGGAATCGCTGAGCCTGGTGCTGGCTAACCAGATCTTCATTGCCAAAGCCGATCTGCCGCAACCGTTGGCTAACCGCCTGATCCGCCTCGCCGCCTTCCAGAATCCCGAGTTCTACAAGGCCCAGGCCATGCTTCTGCCGGTGTGGAACAAGCCGCGCATCATCGGCTGCGCCGAGAACTACGCCCATCATATCGGCCTGCCTCGTGGCTGCCTCGATGCTGTGCTTGACCTGCTGCAGGAGAACGACATCCGCCCTGAACTGCAGGACGAGCGCCTGCCAGGACGGAGGGTGACGGCCAAATTCACCGGCACCTTGCGCAAGGATCAGAAAGCGGCGGTGCGGGAGATGCTCAAACACGAGGTCGGCGTGCTCTGCGCCCCGACGGCCTTCGGCAAGACCGTTACCGCAGCCGCCCTGATTGCCCGGCGCAAGGTGAGCACACTGGTGCTGGTCCATCGCACCGAACTGCTGCGTCAGTGGCAGGAGCGGTTGAACGGATTTCTTGAGTTTCCGAAAGCAAGCCTGGGTGTCATCGGCGGCGGCAAGAAAAAACCGTCCGGAAAGATCGACATCGCGGTCATGCAGTCCCTTTCCCGCCGGGAAGAGCTTGGCGGACTGCTCGACCAGTACGGCCAGATCATCATCGACGAATGCCACCACCTGTCGGCGTTTTCCTTCGAGGCCATCCTCAAACAGGCCAAGGCGAAATTCGTGGTGGGCCTGACCGCCACCCCGATCCGACGCGACGGGCATCAGCCGATCATCTTCATGCAATGCGGACCGATCCGCCACAGCGCCGCCAGACCGGAAACCGCCCCGGCACAACTGGAGGTCTGGCCGCAGGTGCTGCCCGCGCCGGAGATCCCGCCGGATTCATCGATTCAGGATGTGTTCCGCATCCTTGCCAACGATGTAAAACGCAACCGAAGAATCGCCGGGGATGTGCAAGCCGCCTACCGGGAAGGGCGAAAGGTGCTGGCGCTGACCGAGCGAACGGATCATCTGCCGCTGTTGCAGGAGGCGCTGGGGGCTGAGGTCGAGCACTGTTTCGTCCTGCATGGCCGCTTGTCGAAGAAGCAGCGAACGGCTGTGATCACGGCATTGAATGCGCTGGATGAGTCGGCACCAAGAGTCTTGCTTGCTACTGGTCGCCTGATCGGCGAAGGCTTCGATCATCCGCCGCTCGACACACTGGTGTTGGCCATGCCGATCTCCTGGAAAGGAACCTTGCAGCAATATGCCGGACGCCTGCATCGGGAACACGCAGATAAGCAGGATGTGCGCATCTATGATTATGTCGAAAGCGATCAGCCGCAACTCATCCGCATGTGGGACAAACGCCAGCGCGGCTACCGGGCGATGGGGTATGAGATCAAAGCTGTGACGACAGCGATTTCAGGGAACGGCACGAACCTAAACCCGAAACCATGA